The Spinacia oleracea cultivar Varoflay chromosome 2, BTI_SOV_V1, whole genome shotgun sequence DNA segment ATCCTTGTAATAGTTCAGATTTATCCCTCGTTGTTCAAACTCCTAAATTCATTTTTCTTACcttgtaaaaaaaaacaaagttcgAATCCTTCCGtcccatttgtaatttgtaatacCCTTAAACTGATGTATGAAGAATTAATAATATCCCAAAATGCCTTCTATAAAACAAAAATGACTGACCACAATCTCTTGCTGAATTAAGCCAAACTGAGAACAAACAGGCAAGAACTCTCCAAACTACTGATATTTCAAGATGATGATGTCCCTAATCGTTTTTGAAGCTCCTCAACCATTTTATCCACAGGAATTTCCTCCTCTGTCTTGGTCTTGACATCCCTCACTTTGACAAACCCGTCTTTTAGGTCACGCACTCCGACCATGACGGCAAAAGGGATCCCCGATGACTCTGCACGCTCAAAGATTTTGAAAACCTTTTTGACAGTCGTATATTCTGCTTTGATTTTGGCAAGCCACAGTTCATTAACCAATTCAGCTGCTAAAATCAAGTCGTCATCAACACTTTTGCCAGGTCGCGAGACTACACCCACCAAAACCTGGGTTTCGTTAGCCCGTACTACCTGACAAATGCACAATATCAGGAAGCAGTAAGTACTAAGGTTTTGTTATGTTCGACTTTTtgtgacttatttcagacaaaataagttcagttaattgAAATTCAATTGATCAAGATTAATTTAGTCCTTCTTTCACACATGCACATTCGTCAATCAATCAAAGTAACCATAGATTAAGCATTCCCCCAGTGAAAGCATAAAGATAaaaaagaatataaaaaaaaaaacatctgcACCAACTATTCATCCCAGGGAAGGCACTCCCTACCTACACATACTTCCTACGTTTCTAATTAGATTACACAATTTGATTTTGAAACTATTCACACAAGGTCCGTTGACTTTCTTTTGTTATTTAtgctcaagaaaaaatatagtcatctGGGGTCTTATTTGATTTTTCTCAATGAATATTGTTTAAATATCGATTTTTTTAAACTTTTTCCTAtttataattaaagatattaatgtctGAAATCGTgtattggcaaacgtgcctgaacaattgtgtcatctaaaaaagaacggaggaagtacatacACATTCAACAGAATTTCGCAAACACGACAATATGCTCTTTCACACCTTCAATAAGGAGTATTGCTAATTTACCAGAGCTTCCAAAGAAGAGCATTATTTAGAAAAGACGTGTTTAAGAAATTTTCTGTCACTATTACCTGATTTTGATCTTTCTGATTTTGCTCCATTATCGCAAATACACGTTCTATTCCCAGACTGGCACCAACTGAAGGAACCTGCTTAGAACCAAACATGCCGATAAGATTGTCGTAGCGCCCACCAGCAGCTATTGATCCAACCTGTCAGTACATATTTGTGAGTCGTTTTGACAATGAATAGGGAATGTTGCCAAATAAATAGGAAAAAAGACCAAAATCCACAAAATCCAAATTGAtcagttataaatttattacatATTGGAGGCTATACCTAATGTTAAATTTTTGAAAGAAACAGAGGAAGGCCATAATGACCAAATAATAATAGGAAAGGAAAGTAGCATAGTTGGGCATCATGGtgaattttaagttaaaaaatGCTCATCGACATGCAAGTAAAACATATAACGAGGAAGGGTTCAAGAAAATGAGTGACATATTAACCTGTGTGGTTCCTTTGAAGACAGCTTCAAATATCACCCCAGTGTAGTAATCAAGACCTCTTGCAAGACTTAGGTcgaaaactattttatttacgCACTTCGATTTCTCCAAAAGTTTAAATAAAAGATCCAATTCACCCAAAGCAAGGGCTGAACCTTCATGTTTAAAAAGCTCGCTTCCTTCCTGTTTAAGCTTCAATAGTAGCTCCAGAGGAGATCCCCTTTCTTTCACAAAACTACCAATCTTGTCAGCTGTCTCTGCGAGTAACCCTTTTTCCTCCACCTGCATTAGTTAAGACAAACTTCATCAACAACCAAAACATTTCTTTTGGGGAAATATTAAGCCACGAGGTACCAAATGGATATCTAACATTGCAACAATGATTTTTTCATTTGCAAAATGGCAACAACTGCCCAAGGACTTTTATAATCCCGGAAGGTGAGGTACATATTCATGAACTGTATATTGTACAGTCCTACCAGAAAATAGGGTttgtgaaaaagaaaagaaaaggcaaTCTTAGGAATTCACATGGACAGGACTTGTTGTTTCTTGGtaaaatgggggggggggggggggggggggggggggaggagaTATAGAAACAAGTCTCACCATCTCCTTTTTCACTTGCTCAAATGACTGCTTGTCTAACTTGTCAATACTAGAACATATTGTTCTGAATTTTTCCGCAGGAACTCCGCAAATATCTAACATTCCATCTAGCAACTTGCGATGATTCAACTTTACCTGCAGACATTAATCAGTAaaaaaccaaaaataagaaaattacgGAGAATGTTTTTGTGAGGCTAACTGTTAACATAGAGAAAGGTACATTTGACAAGTAGATAATTACATGGAGGAACTTTGTGATGCTAATAGATAGAGAAAGGTACATTTGACAAGTCGATAATTGCATGGAGGAACTCCAAAGTTTCAAAAATATAAATAGCTTTGAACTACAGTGATAAACTACTGGAATAGACACAAAAATTACACACCTCATAGTCTCCAATGTTCAATTCGTCAAGAAGCTCAGTCAAAATTTTAACCACCTCAAAATCAGGCCCCATCTTCTCAAACTGGCCAGCAATGTCAAAATCACATTGATAAAATTCACGATATCTTCCCTTAGACGGGTTGTCCCTTCTGTAAACTTTAGCAATTTGGTATCTTTTGAATGATGTAAGACTATTCATTGCCACATGTCGAGCAAATGGAACAGTCAAGTCATATCGCAAAGAACAGAGTTCTCCTCCCTGCAACAAATTTGGcacaacaataacaatcaatcaaGCTAAATCCTAGTTTTTGCAGTTAGTAATGAAAGTCAAATTAGAGCAAAAAACACATAAGAGAATTACTTTTGCAGAATTCAAAATCAAAGATTCAGTAAAATTGTGGGTGGTGGACATGCAAGTATGCAGCACACAAGGAcatatttatcatgttttccctcaaaaaaaatacTTAACATGTGTAGTGTCAATGCTCAATTCAATAGCAAGCGAGCAAGATACCAGAGTTCTTTGCAAGTAGAGGCAAAGCTTCTTTTTTTTCTGATTTGACAAGGGAAGTAATTTACATGATTACAAAAACCATTAGGGAAAAAGTTTCTCAACAGAACAAATGGAAAGGATATGTGCCAATTAGGGATATGATTTTGTTCAAGCTTTCTACAAGGATGTTATGAGTGAACAAATTGGAAGGCTGTCAAAAGAAGGTACATATACATAATTTTTTCAAGCCACTGAAAAAAATCTACATACAGAGAGCAAATAAGAGGTGCAAATACCTGATCAGCCAGAtcataaatcaattttgagTCCTCTCCATATTTTCCCATCAAAGTCTCTCTTAATTCAAAAACTGGAGTATCCAGTGCCATTGCACCGTGCCTCTTGAAAATTTCTGTTATTATTGAAAAGGCTTTATCTCTCACTGTCATCTGTTCTTTAGCAAAATCACGTGTGCCCTGATATACAAGGAagagtcaaaaaaaaaaaaaaaaatccagggTTTCAGATAGTGCCCCACAATAGTACAAGAAGCCAAGAAACAACTTCAAATGAGAAGGCATGACATAAgcaaaaaaatattgatatgAATAATCACGCACTAACAAGTAACATGTACAAATATATAATACCACAGAAGGTGGTTTTACATGGACCATGGCAGTGAAGTCAAATCAGAACCATAAGAAATTGCAAATCCATGTACAATGAAACACTAAAGGAGCAAAAGCATGCCTAAGAAGTACTAATAGTCTAATATCACCAACTAACACCAACAGCTATGAGAAGGATTCTCCTCGTGAGTTTTAATAATAAGCAAGGAAAAACTACAGAAGAAATACATATTAGAAACAAATATGTAAACCTTTTTTTATCAGCTCTATATAATATCAAACGGAGATGTTGTTCATGAACTAATATCTTGCAACTTGACTCTCACTCTATTGCCAATTGGTAACTGAGCACAAATAATCATGTCACATTATGACTTACGACATGTCCATTTCctatggagccaaagattcatttgttcttttggttgtgggatgtaatggactaaatcaaaatggctcttaatacctcttcgcttcctttccatgaagtagaagatggtcgtcccgttgtcgtcctattatcgcttttgggtctattggaaacaacctctctgcaattgcaggggtaaggttgcgtacgtccgaccccccttaccccgcttcttgcgggagcctctttgaggcaatggggtaatgataatgataatgatgacatTATGACTTACGAATGAACTTTTCAAGTCCTGAAAGTTTCATATCCAATGAAACAGAATGATGAAAGGTTCCTTCCACAAACATAAACAAGCTCACAAAAATCCCTTTCAAGTGGTTAGGCCTACCTCAAATTGGCTGAAGAGCCTCATTCTCTGATGGGATCTCTCAATGTCAATATATTGGAGACTTTCTGAATCAAATTAGCCAACTAGAAAACAACAAGACTACACCCaaatatttgtttatttatCCACTTACAGCATTGACAGTCAAATGTCAAAAACTACTTGTTTGTTCTTAGAATACCTTGACTTTTTATTCATCTATACATATTTTCCAGTTTGTCTATTTTTTATTATCTGCTTTTAAAGGCTACACACAGATGTTAAATATTGATATATCATTTTTCACAGATACTTAAAGATAAGGTACTGCACCGGGGATTCAGAGTGACGGATAATACAGAGTAAATAGCAGTCAGTTAAGTGGACAAATAACACGAAATAGAGGGAATCATAGTTGTTGATTTCTAGCtagtttttaatatttttgcatacTAATGAAAAAAAGAGCTTTTAAAAGCTTAATTGTTTTTACATACAAGCCAAGAAATTTGGATCAAGGCATGGATTTGGCCATGATGGACAGATGGTTGAGGATAAACTGCAGGTTGGGTCCGAAAGGACGGAAAGCCGATCTGGGCCAAACACTTGGGTAAGGGCACTTATACCCATTCTGCTTCTTCTATACCTTCAGTGGAAGTGCATCTACTTACTCAACTGAGTCAGTTGTCACCCAAATCAGCTCTACAGCAGTTGGTGGCTTTGTTTGGGGTTGGAAGCAGTTGTTGGATGGCGAAACCGGTGGGAGGAGTTCGGCGACTTAATGAGAAGGAACTTCAAagcaagagagagaaaaggttGTGTTATCGATGGACGATAAATGGTCTATAGGGAATCACTGCAAGCCATAGATAAAAAATGCGGTACCGGTCACGGTCGCGGAGTCTCGGTAACGGAAATGATGCTTTAGTCGCGGACCGTATCGCGGTTGTCGCGTAGGAATTTGAAAAAGAAGCCCCATGTCAACCCCAGTCACTACCTACCCTAGTCTTCCTCCCCTAAACCGTACACGTGacataattaaatgaattcctttgtctaccttctctctcctctcttgtttaGATCTGAAAATGGAATTCTGTACTCTATTTCAATGGAGTTTCtccatttctttcctttttccctttctttttgtcgAAAACATGGGGAATTCGGCTGAAAACCGAGTATATGTGAGGTTAATAACGTTTAACACGGACAAAATTCGTTCGGATCGGTTAAACCGGCCGAGATCTCGCCCTTTTTAAAAACACCTTTACAACTCGGGATATCTCGTATCGCCGGCCTCCAAAACCTAGTTAACTCGGGCGAGTTTTTACACCATGCTGCAAGCGCAGGAAGCTGAGTGTGCTACTCACTTGAGGAAGACAATGATGAGGCCAGAGTTAAGCCCAAACAGTCATATCTCAGAGGAAACCCTGAGGTATATTCTGACCCACTCAACCAGAAAATCCATTCAACTCTGTGATGGGGATTACTAGTCCTAGTCTCCTAGAACGTAGAAACTGTTGGGAAGCATTGGGGGTCAAGAGGTGGTAGTCATGGTGGATCCCGGAATCACCCAAAATATTATATCCAGCGAGGCGGTGTGAAGGCTGGGAATTTCAGTGACACACTGACACCTTACAAATCATTAGGGGTATTACTGGAATACTGGGTACAGGGGACTCATTTCTAGGAGAAGGTGTATGTAAGGCCGTGGTATAGGAGTTGCAGGCGATTGCTATTGTGGAGGATTTCCTTCTTTTACAGTCGGGAAATTCAGACATAATTTTGGGATGGCTACAGAAACTAGAGACTATGACAACTAATTGGACTACGTAAACCTTTGACATTCCAGTTAGGAGGAGAGACTGTGACTTTGCGTTTGATCCGTCCATGGGAAGGATTGGAATATCTTTAAAGACTATATTCTGAAATTTAAGGAAAGAAGGTGCTGGTGTTTTTTATTGAATTCGATTATTTAGAGATCCAGCAAGGGACACAACAATGGGGAATGAGTTGGTGGAAATTCCTAAGTTCCTTGACCCTATGTTGACAGAATTTAAGAGTGCATCTGGGCATGGGTTAATGCAAGGAATTCAATCGAGGCCACCTGTACTGCTCACTTATTCTAGAAGGAGAGATGAAAAGAAGAATGACATCATACGGTGAAGTGAGAAACAGTTACAAGGTAGTAATGGGGTTGTCAGAAGTTTGTTAGAGGAGCTAGTGAGAAAGAAATCAGAGAGCAATATGTAATGGACCAGACCACCAAACCACTCATACATCTGTTCTATAACAGGAGGCACAGGAAGAGACAAGAAAAAGCAACAGCAGCCCTGCAAGAGTCAGACAGCAGCAAGTAGCAGTTGGTGCAAAGGGCTTTACCATAACATTGAGCAGCAGAGGCAGTAGAAGACAAATACTAATGAATGTAGCGTATTAGTGTGTGTAATGCCTGCGGTATATAAGCCAGCAGAAGTAGAAAGAAAGGATTATTGTGTATTGTGAAGTTGAGTGAGATTTGTAACCTAAAGTTACAACCTTGGAGAGTAGTGGCCTCAAGCTACTGTTATTGTAACTAACTTCACCATCTGCGAATTTCAGTAATCAAACTTCCTTCTTTCTATTTCTTGGTGTGCTGTTTTCTGGGTGTTTTCAGGTGGAAGAGGAGGAAAAGCATTGCACAATAGTATAAATAAGGGGAGAAGAATGTGGGAAAGGCATTCAGAAAAGATGTATTGTCTTATTGTGAATTGGGAGGCCATCCACTCCTCGAATTGTGGTAGCTTGTAATTGTTTGGTTACACTGATCAGTCAATATAAGCTCGATCTCCTTCCCCCATTTCTGTTCTTATTTTAAGCTAGCTTAACTTTCTGTATTTGATTATCGTTTTGTGAGGACATGCTACCTGATTCTTAGGAGCACACACTTAGGGCGCAGACAAGCTAAGAGATCAAATTCACTGACAAGGAGCAGATTCATgcaatatttccaaaatgactaCGCTacaaccccaaaaaaaaaagaaaaaaaaaagagccaACTAACCCAATAACAGGATAGTGAAGCAGTAAGGCATAATCGATGCAATGACATCCATGGTAGCCAGAACAGCCAATATAAAAGGATGAGAGATTTCATGAAATTTGGAAATTCTGTAAACGGCTTTCATATTTTCACAACAGCCAATAGACTCCATCTAACTAGTGAAATAATTCAATGACTCACATCACCGCAACGCCCAGCAGATTACTAATTTAACACATCATACATATGTATATATACATAAACATGCAAATAGATGAAGAACATTAGAAATATGGCAGCTTTATGTACTTTTAATTCATTAAAGAAAAAACTTGGTGCAATGTGCAACAGGAAACAAATGATAAACACTCACCTTTGGGATCTTTGGGAGTCTTCTGCTTTCATTGCTTTCCACAATTTCTTTTATCTTCTCTAAGAAATCACCAAAAGCAGGAACCTTGGGATccaaaaatgagcaaatattatcaGCTAATTTTTGCAAGTTAGTAAAAACATCAGCTCCATCCACTAAAACACCCTGCAGTCTATCTCTAATAAGTTGCAGAACAACCATTGTCCCCTTACCCGATACCTTCTTCTTTTTCTCACTCTTCTTAGCTACTTTCACATTTTCTGCACTAACAGCAACAACCTCATTCTTATCAAGCAATTCACTTCCCTCCAACGAAACAATGGAAGTTATCATCTCCCAAGATACCACTGTCATTACCAAGCCAAACAAGTTATTGACATTATGCACTAACTGGACATATTCCTTCTCACAAGCAGCTTTCGAGGCTGATGCATAAGCATCTTCTAATTTCTGTTCAGTAGGACACTTCTCATCAACTAGACGTTTCAAACTTGATTGTATCCCTTCACTACCGATTGACCTAACATTCAAATCTGCACGAATCAAACCACTGATACCCAGATTCCGAATTGTAGATGCCAAAGACATCCAAACTGGTTCCCATGCTTTCCCTGCTCCACCTATCCCACCCTTCATCGCCGAGTTAATCTTTACCCTCACCATGGAATGCAAAACTCTCACAGCAGCCCTGAAACTCCCGTAAATTTCCGGAACACTCGAAACAGCATCCAATTCAACCTTACCAGTCAATTTGGATCCATTAAGGAAAACTTTAAGATCACTAGCAACACCAGCTTCATCCTTCACACACTTCCCATCCCCAGAATCAACCAAGTTAAAAGCCGACACATTTGCCTTTGACGCCTCACACGACAAAGCCGCCATCGTCTCCGACACAGGGGACAAACACGAAGCTCCATAATCCAATAACGCAGAAACACCATCTAATACAGATACAGACAAACAAGAATCCAACACACATTTTTCCTCTTCAGTTACATTAATCGGATCAAAACATAAAGACGTCGATTCTGAATTTAGGGTTTGGCAAATCAAATCGGGGATTTCAGCTCGAATTGGGGAGCTAGAGAGCAAGAGTTTCGACAAGAGGAGAATAGAGGAAGCTCTAATTTCTTCTAGGGTTAGGAATTGGGGAAATTCGATGAGATAATTGATTGAGGGAGAAGCATTATTGTTCGATGAAGATGATAATTTCTCGAGAATGGAAGAATCGATGCGTACCTGAGCAAGCTTGTTCGCTACTAAGAAAACTGAGGCTGGGGAGAGAGAGGAACCTTTTCCACCAACTGTAATGACCGCCATTTCTGCCATTGATGGAGTTTCGGAGAGGAGGGTGAGGTTTAGGGTTCTTCTGCGGAAAGTGACAGTGGCGCTTACAAATTAAGCAAGTGTGCGAGGAAGAGGAAGGTCGGAAATTCGGAATAAGTATGTAAAAAGTAAAAACGTTGAGTAAATTCAGAAGTTTTATTTTCTTAGGAAAAAttaaggcaaatttgtcaaatacaacctaataaagttcacTATTTGCTAattacaaactcaaatttctaattttacAATTACAATCTTAAACTTGTACATCTATTTTGAATTACAACTCAAAACCATTTTTCGGCAAATATCACCGGAAGATAATGTCAtaacgttattaaaaaaaacttacgaagtacataatatctataaaaaaaacatttttttcaattattttatgttttaattattatttatcgatttttttaaaaaacaaaaattatgtaattatttttttaatagcaATATGACATCATTTTTcggtgatttttgccggaaataacttcgggttgtaatttaaaatggatgtataagtttaaggttgtaattagcaaaaataaaaatttaaggttgtaattgacaaatagAGAACTTTATGAGGTTGTATgaggttgtatttggcaaattttccaaaaattaataaGAAAGGTCTAAACTACGACGGTCCTTACGTTTTAAGTCCGACCTATCAATTACCCTAGGAAAGTCCTAAGTCCCAACTACTCGAGTAACTCGACCAACTTCATACGCGTGGTCCAGTTGAATTAATGACCTGCTATTGTGGGTAAAATGTGTCACGTGACATCTAATAATgttattttt contains these protein-coding regions:
- the LOC110796149 gene encoding histidine--tRNA ligase, cytoplasmic: MAEMAVITVGGKGSSLSPASVFLVANKLAQVRIDSSILEKLSSSSNNNASPSINYLIEFPQFLTLEEIRASSILLLSKLLLSSSPIRAEIPDLICQTLNSESTSLCFDPINVTEEEKCVLDSCLSVSVLDGVSALLDYGASCLSPVSETMAALSCEASKANVSAFNLVDSGDGKCVKDEAGVASDLKVFLNGSKLTGKVELDAVSSVPEIYGSFRAAVRVLHSMVRVKINSAMKGGIGGAGKAWEPVWMSLASTIRNLGISGLIRADLNVRSIGSEGIQSSLKRLVDEKCPTEQKLEDAYASASKAACEKEYVQLVHNVNNLFGLVMTVVSWEMITSIVSLEGSELLDKNEVVAVSAENVKVAKKSEKKKKVSGKGTMVVLQLIRDRLQGVLVDGADVFTNLQKLADNICSFLDPKVPAFGDFLEKIKEIVESNESRRLPKIPKGTRDFAKEQMTVRDKAFSIITEIFKRHGAMALDTPVFELRETLMGKYGEDSKLIYDLADQGGELCSLRYDLTVPFARHVAMNSLTSFKRYQIAKVYRRDNPSKGRYREFYQCDFDIAGQFEKMGPDFEVVKILTELLDELNIGDYEVKLNHRKLLDGMLDICGVPAEKFRTICSSIDKLDKQSFEQVKKEMVEEKGLLAETADKIGSFVKERGSPLELLLKLKQEGSELFKHEGSALALGELDLLFKLLEKSKCVNKIVFDLSLARGLDYYTGVIFEAVFKGTTQVGSIAAGGRYDNLIGMFGSKQVPSVGASLGIERVFAIMEQNQKDQNQVVRANETQVLVGVVSRPGKSVDDDLILAAELVNELWLAKIKAEYTTVKKVFKIFERAESSGIPFAVMVGVRDLKDGFVKVRDVKTKTEEEIPVDKMVEELQKRLGTSSS